From Spirosoma agri, one genomic window encodes:
- a CDS encoding TonB-dependent receptor, producing the protein MRLGLYGLLGLILVCQTIRAQRPASRITISGYVREMGSQEALIGVNVYVPGTNTGTVTNTYGFYSLTLPVQDSTRLAYSFVGYETVSRTVSLRTNRTITIDLTPGQVLTEVNVNAGPTGEKVSESAQMSVIDVPIAQVKKIPAFLGEKDVLKVIQLMPGVQKGSEGQTGIYVRGGGPDQNLIILDDAVVYNASHLFGFFSVFNGDAIKSVELIKGGFPARYGGRLSSVIELNLKDGNREKLHGEGGIGLISSRLTLEGPLTKSKKGGRSPGSFLISGRRTYLDILAAPLINAETRGQTKIGYYFYDLNAKANYDLGDKDKLFLSGYFGRDKFHSRDNVENADTDLSWGNATATLRWNHLFNQKLFSNTSLIFSDYKFQISSVERGALDNQLYSLQYNSGIRDFSLKYDLDYYPSPEHSVRAGIQGTYHRFTPSAVVLQNSAISQFNSNVSTIDVAEAGVYVEDTWRPSSRWRVNGGLRLSYFKQKAVGYVRPEPRLSGAYMLKPDLSLKASYALMNQYVHLLSNTGIGLPTDLWVPTTDRVKPQQSQQVAVGIAKDFVEKGLTLTVEGYYKKMNNIINYKEGASFLLINDPTSANSVRWEDNVTAGRGWSYGAEFLLQKKVGRFSGWAGYTLSWTQWQFAELNNGAPYYPRYDRRHDVSLVGIYELNKRITLSATWVYGTGNALTMPLSSYDAYRPGTAFSYNDAKQIIQKIFQNSRVVEDYGTQKNSFRAEAYHRFDVSVQFHKQKKHHERTWEVSIYNLYNRRNPYFYRLESVTATATEPSRTALFRYSVFPIVPSVSYMFKF; encoded by the coding sequence ATGCGTTTAGGTCTATATGGTCTATTGGGCCTTATTCTAGTCTGCCAAACCATCCGGGCGCAGCGTCCTGCCAGTCGGATTACCATCAGCGGCTATGTTCGCGAAATGGGTAGTCAGGAGGCTTTGATCGGGGTTAATGTGTATGTGCCCGGCACCAATACCGGTACGGTTACGAATACCTATGGCTTCTATTCGCTCACGTTGCCCGTTCAGGATAGTACGCGGCTGGCTTATTCATTTGTGGGGTACGAAACGGTTTCCCGCACGGTCTCACTCCGCACGAATCGCACGATCACGATCGACCTTACGCCGGGGCAAGTGCTGACTGAAGTCAATGTGAACGCCGGACCAACGGGCGAAAAAGTGAGTGAAAGCGCGCAGATGAGCGTGATCGATGTTCCGATTGCGCAAGTCAAAAAAATACCGGCTTTCCTTGGCGAAAAAGACGTGCTGAAAGTGATACAGCTCATGCCCGGTGTGCAGAAAGGCTCAGAAGGGCAAACGGGTATCTACGTGCGGGGGGGCGGCCCGGATCAGAATCTGATTATACTGGACGATGCCGTGGTGTATAATGCCAGCCATTTGTTCGGTTTCTTCTCGGTCTTCAACGGAGATGCCATTAAGAGTGTGGAGTTGATAAAGGGGGGATTCCCCGCCCGGTACGGCGGCCGATTATCGTCGGTCATCGAACTGAACCTGAAAGATGGTAACCGCGAAAAACTTCATGGTGAAGGAGGCATTGGGCTCATTTCGTCAAGATTGACCCTCGAAGGACCACTGACGAAAAGTAAGAAAGGCGGGCGGAGTCCGGGGTCGTTCCTTATTTCCGGGCGACGGACGTACCTGGATATTCTGGCGGCACCGCTGATCAACGCTGAAACGCGCGGACAGACCAAAATCGGCTATTATTTCTACGATTTGAACGCCAAAGCGAACTACGACCTGGGCGATAAAGACAAACTTTTCCTGAGTGGTTATTTTGGCCGGGACAAGTTCCACTCCCGTGATAACGTAGAAAATGCAGATACCGACCTGAGCTGGGGAAACGCTACCGCTACCCTCCGCTGGAATCACCTGTTCAACCAGAAACTGTTTTCCAATACGTCCCTGATTTTCAGCGATTATAAGTTTCAGATTTCGTCCGTCGAACGGGGCGCACTGGATAATCAGCTGTATTCGCTCCAGTACAATTCGGGCATTCGGGATTTTTCGCTTAAATACGATCTGGACTACTATCCATCTCCCGAGCATTCGGTGCGGGCGGGTATTCAGGGAACCTATCATCGGTTCACGCCCAGTGCAGTCGTGTTGCAGAATTCGGCTATCAGTCAGTTCAACAGCAATGTCAGTACCATCGACGTAGCCGAAGCGGGCGTTTACGTGGAAGACACCTGGCGGCCATCCAGTCGCTGGCGGGTGAATGGTGGACTACGGCTAAGTTATTTTAAGCAAAAAGCTGTTGGCTACGTTCGGCCAGAACCTCGTTTGTCGGGCGCGTACATGCTCAAACCCGATTTGTCACTGAAAGCGTCGTACGCGCTGATGAACCAATACGTTCACCTGTTGTCGAACACGGGCATCGGCCTGCCTACCGATCTGTGGGTGCCAACGACCGACCGGGTGAAGCCGCAGCAATCGCAGCAGGTAGCAGTTGGTATCGCGAAGGACTTTGTTGAGAAAGGACTGACGCTGACCGTTGAGGGCTATTATAAGAAGATGAATAATATCATCAACTACAAGGAAGGAGCCAGCTTCCTGTTGATTAATGATCCCACTTCAGCCAACAGCGTTCGCTGGGAGGATAACGTAACGGCGGGGCGCGGCTGGTCGTACGGAGCGGAGTTCCTGTTGCAGAAGAAGGTAGGCCGATTTTCGGGATGGGCGGGTTACACGCTGTCCTGGACCCAATGGCAGTTTGCGGAATTAAATAACGGAGCACCTTATTACCCACGCTACGACCGACGGCACGATGTTTCGCTGGTTGGTATCTACGAGTTGAACAAACGGATTACGCTGTCTGCTACGTGGGTATACGGCACCGGGAATGCCCTTACCATGCCGCTCAGCAGTTACGACGCTTATCGGCCCGGCACGGCCTTTTCCTACAATGATGCCAAGCAGATCATTCAGAAGATTTTCCAGAATAGCCGTGTCGTTGAAGATTACGGTACACAGAAAAACAGTTTTCGGGCCGAAGCATACCATCGATTCGATGTCAGCGTGCAATTTCATAAGCAGAAGAAGCACCACGAACGCACTTGGGAGGTTAGTATCTATAATCTTTACAATCGCCGGAATCCTTACTTCTACCGGCTTGAGTCGGTCACGGCAACGGCCACTGAGCCAAGTCGTACTGCTTTGTTCCGGTACTCTGTTTTCCCGATCGTTCCGTCTGTCAGTTATATGTTCAAATTCTGA
- a CDS encoding DUF4249 domain-containing protein, with translation MKVIPVLSALLLSIYFLWGCGSLRNEVDPGALGAETAKLVVSSFLSPQDTLLTVKVARSRTVVGDSIGGLIDGDNIADATVILSEGGRSVRLRYESDGQPYYSISASQLSIVAGKTYSLSVQTTTGERATSSCTIPGPVSINTVTFDSLASGRSQRYFVRARWQDPIGLTNYYQTAGVFRFVLNCKSCAQDQPDQEEFSGLSFDDDNRGLFSDAGIDGSSMISGRAYLNGANLPTGDQPAGFFNQYKRAQATINLFSVDQAYYQYWSAVIRQRRTRGNPFAEPVLIPSNIQGGLGCFAGYNNATIVLRLK, from the coding sequence ATGAAAGTTATTCCAGTTCTTAGTGCGCTGTTGCTCAGTATTTATTTTCTGTGGGGATGCGGTAGTCTGCGCAACGAGGTCGATCCGGGGGCATTGGGCGCTGAAACGGCCAAGTTGGTTGTTAGTAGCTTTCTATCGCCACAGGATACGTTGTTGACGGTGAAAGTAGCCCGTTCCCGAACGGTAGTTGGCGATAGTATCGGGGGCCTGATCGATGGCGATAATATTGCGGACGCTACTGTTATCCTATCGGAAGGGGGGCGGTCGGTAAGGCTTCGTTACGAATCGGATGGGCAGCCTTACTACAGTATCAGCGCCAGTCAGTTGTCCATCGTTGCCGGGAAAACCTATTCGCTTTCGGTGCAGACCACAACGGGTGAACGGGCTACGAGTTCGTGTACGATACCGGGGCCGGTTAGTATCAATACGGTTACGTTCGATTCATTGGCCAGTGGCCGTAGTCAGCGTTACTTTGTCCGGGCTCGCTGGCAGGACCCGATTGGACTGACGAACTATTATCAGACAGCAGGGGTATTTCGCTTTGTACTGAACTGCAAGAGCTGCGCTCAGGACCAGCCGGATCAGGAAGAGTTTAGCGGACTGTCATTCGACGACGATAATCGGGGACTTTTCTCGGACGCTGGTATCGACGGGAGCTCAATGATTTCCGGGAGGGCTTACCTGAACGGAGCGAATCTGCCAACTGGCGATCAACCGGCTGGTTTTTTCAATCAGTATAAGCGGGCCCAAGCAACCATAAATCTGTTCAGTGTCGATCAAGCCTACTATCAATATTGGTCGGCCGTGATTCGTCAGCGACGGACGCGCGGAAATCCCTTTGCTGAGCCGGTTCTTATTCCCAGTAACATACAGGGCGGGTTGGGCTGCTTTGCGGGCTACAACAACGCGACTATCGTACTGAGACTGAAATGA
- a CDS encoding chorismate mutase: MKVELAVEPLGSWIETNGKPLIIAGPCSAETEDQLVETARQLKALGAVHVIRAGVWKPRTRPGSFEGMGEAALPWIQRAKAETGLPFAVEVATPEHIELALKYGVDILWVGARTTVNPFNVQEIADALRGVDVPVLVKNPVNPDLALWVGAFERLAGAGIKKLGAIHRGFATGEASKYRNVPMWQMAIELKSIFPQLPLIGDPSHMAGKRAYLNELAQMAMDLNYDGLIVESHIDPDKAWSDAAQQLTPAAFGEMLDHLQIRQVESQNLEFQGFIDQSRRSIDNVDRQIVEMLAARMALVERLAEYKRDNNVTLFQPDRWKEILKTRTDLGQKLGLYPELVEEIYKIIHMESIRKQTEIIHSAVQGV; encoded by the coding sequence ATGAAAGTAGAATTAGCCGTAGAGCCGCTTGGATCGTGGATTGAGACCAACGGCAAGCCCCTGATCATCGCTGGCCCTTGTAGCGCCGAAACCGAAGATCAGTTAGTTGAAACCGCCCGCCAGCTGAAAGCACTTGGGGCCGTTCATGTTATTCGCGCAGGTGTATGGAAACCCCGTACCCGGCCGGGTAGTTTTGAAGGAATGGGCGAAGCTGCTTTACCCTGGATTCAGCGGGCCAAAGCCGAAACGGGTCTGCCGTTTGCGGTTGAAGTAGCCACGCCTGAACACATCGAACTAGCCCTGAAGTATGGCGTTGATATTCTGTGGGTTGGTGCCCGCACGACGGTCAACCCGTTCAACGTCCAGGAAATTGCGGATGCACTGCGGGGTGTTGACGTGCCGGTTCTGGTGAAGAATCCGGTCAATCCGGACCTGGCCCTCTGGGTCGGTGCCTTCGAACGGCTTGCCGGAGCGGGCATCAAGAAGCTGGGCGCTATTCACCGGGGATTTGCTACGGGCGAAGCCAGCAAATACCGGAACGTGCCGATGTGGCAAATGGCGATCGAGCTGAAATCTATTTTCCCACAACTGCCTCTTATCGGCGACCCAAGCCATATGGCGGGCAAACGCGCTTACCTGAATGAGCTGGCGCAGATGGCAATGGACCTCAACTACGACGGTCTGATCGTCGAATCGCACATTGACCCCGATAAAGCGTGGAGTGATGCCGCTCAGCAGTTGACGCCAGCCGCTTTCGGCGAAATGCTCGATCATCTGCAAATTCGTCAGGTTGAGTCGCAAAACCTTGAATTCCAAGGCTTCATTGATCAGTCACGGCGTAGCATCGATAACGTAGACCGTCAGATTGTCGAGATGCTGGCGGCTCGGATGGCCCTCGTTGAGCGGCTGGCCGAATACAAACGCGACAATAACGTGACCTTGTTCCAGCCTGATCGTTGGAAAGAAATATTGAAAACCCGTACTGATCTGGGCCAAAAACTGGGTCTGTATCCGGAACTCGTGGAAGAAATTTACAAAATCATCCACATGGAATCGATCCGGAAACAAACAGAAATCATTCACAGCGCGGTTCAGGGCGTGTAA
- a CDS encoding proline dehydrogenase family protein codes for MPETVERFDGSFQAGSLATEPRPVSFENTSIAFSSQSNFKLRKTYWLFALMNKGWLVNLGTFFIKIALRLHLPIKFLIKNTIFEQFCGGESIQDSEKTIQYLHNVHVGTILDYSVEGEENEKSFDETALEILRTIERASESDDIPFSVFKITGLASTELLEAVQIGDSLDKDQKAQFDRVLKRVDTLCRRAHERNVRIFIDAEESWIQDTIDTLAYEMMDRYNHERPVVYNTYQMYRWESLDRLHRDVNEAHAKGYFLGAKLVRGAYLEKERLRSHEEEYQDPIQATKEDTDRDFNAAIDFCLENRDLVSFCLGTHNEYSCQYCIQQMKQLGLLPNDPHIYFAQLLGMSDNISYNLASAGYNVAKYVPYGPVEAVMPYLFRRADENKSIAGQSSREFTLVSDELKRRKGCL; via the coding sequence ATGCCGGAGACCGTCGAACGGTTCGATGGCTCATTTCAGGCTGGGTCACTTGCGACCGAACCAAGGCCTGTCTCTTTCGAGAACACTTCGATTGCTTTTTCCTCCCAGTCGAACTTCAAACTGCGAAAGACTTACTGGTTATTTGCGTTAATGAATAAGGGATGGCTGGTAAATTTAGGGACTTTTTTCATAAAGATTGCCCTACGCCTGCATCTACCGATTAAATTCCTCATTAAAAACACGATTTTTGAACAATTCTGTGGGGGTGAAAGCATCCAGGATTCGGAAAAGACCATCCAGTATCTGCACAACGTACATGTAGGAACGATTCTCGACTATTCGGTTGAAGGTGAGGAGAATGAGAAAAGCTTCGACGAAACAGCACTCGAAATTCTGCGTACCATCGAGCGGGCCAGCGAATCAGACGACATTCCATTTTCTGTATTTAAGATCACTGGACTGGCTTCCACCGAACTTCTCGAAGCGGTTCAGATCGGCGATTCACTCGATAAGGACCAGAAAGCACAGTTTGATCGGGTCTTGAAACGAGTCGATACGCTGTGCCGCCGGGCACACGAACGCAATGTGCGAATCTTCATCGACGCCGAAGAAAGCTGGATTCAGGACACGATTGATACGCTGGCCTACGAAATGATGGATCGCTATAACCATGAGCGGCCCGTTGTCTACAACACGTACCAGATGTACCGGTGGGAGAGCCTGGACCGTCTGCATCGGGATGTTAACGAAGCACATGCGAAAGGGTATTTTTTAGGCGCTAAGCTGGTTCGGGGCGCGTATCTGGAAAAAGAGCGGCTTCGTTCGCACGAAGAAGAATACCAGGATCCCATTCAGGCGACCAAAGAAGACACGGATCGGGATTTTAATGCCGCCATTGATTTCTGTCTGGAAAACCGTGATCTGGTATCCTTTTGTTTAGGCACGCATAACGAATACAGTTGCCAGTATTGTATTCAGCAGATGAAGCAGCTGGGTCTATTACCCAATGATCCACACATCTACTTCGCGCAGTTGCTGGGTATGAGTGATAACATATCGTATAATCTCGCTAGTGCAGGCTATAACGTAGCGAAGTACGTTCCTTACGGCCCGGTTGAAGCGGTGATGCCGTACTTGTTCCGTCGAGCCGATGAAAACAAATCCATTGCGGGGCAAAGTAGTCGGGAGTTTACGCTGGTTAGCGATGAGTTGAAGCGCCGGAAGGGGTGTTTGTAA
- a CDS encoding lipoprotein signal peptidase, which translates to MIKKSPFKFFLLTLLLIAIDQGVKLAVHHYMAPGFAGQIKVIGDWLKLHYVLNPGMAFGMQLGYEYGKLLLSVFRLFAMVGIGYYLVHLAHHGAPNGLLWAMSLILAGAVGNVIDSTFYGVFLNNAPYGSPTPWFHGQVIDMVFVDVWEGFIPEWVPVWGGQYYSTPIFNIADSCIFIGVCMILLFQRRFFGGYTLEDGLLPTSGPDATQAEVLPMAELTDDKPAEEQSEKDDVAAPDNSDEEIKPSASETIISEEPKQPDQPSAQSMRNS; encoded by the coding sequence ATGATTAAGAAAAGTCCCTTTAAATTTTTTCTGCTAACCCTGCTTTTAATTGCCATCGACCAGGGCGTGAAATTAGCCGTTCATCATTACATGGCTCCTGGCTTTGCAGGTCAGATAAAAGTAATTGGCGACTGGCTCAAGCTGCATTATGTACTAAATCCTGGTATGGCCTTCGGTATGCAACTGGGCTACGAGTACGGCAAGTTGCTGTTGAGCGTATTCAGGTTGTTTGCGATGGTTGGGATTGGCTACTACTTGGTTCATCTGGCTCATCATGGTGCACCAAATGGCCTGCTCTGGGCCATGTCTTTAATTCTGGCCGGGGCAGTGGGTAATGTGATTGACAGCACATTTTATGGGGTTTTTCTGAACAATGCTCCTTATGGATCACCAACCCCTTGGTTTCATGGGCAGGTGATCGACATGGTTTTTGTCGATGTTTGGGAGGGATTTATTCCTGAATGGGTGCCGGTCTGGGGGGGGCAGTATTATTCGACTCCGATTTTCAATATCGCTGATTCCTGCATTTTCATTGGTGTTTGTATGATTCTCCTGTTTCAGCGGCGCTTCTTTGGCGGATATACGCTGGAAGATGGGTTGTTGCCAACCTCTGGCCCAGATGCTACGCAGGCGGAGGTGTTGCCGATGGCTGAACTAACGGATGATAAGCCTGCCGAAGAGCAATCTGAAAAGGATGATGTGGCTGCACCAGACAACTCAGACGAAGAGATAAAACCATCAGCTTCCGAAACCATCATTTCCGAAGAACCAAAGCAACCGGATCAACCTAGTGCTCAAAGCATGAGGAATTCGTAA
- a CDS encoding OmpH family outer membrane protein, whose translation MNKNLVVAFAAALLVGGLNAQAQAQTTTAAPTTTAASALKLGYTNIDYVLAQTPEAKDIQNQLTIQRTQSENELKRMQKELEDKYGAYEKGAAQMTDVIRKDRETELQGLQGRIQEFGRTAEQSLQTKYGQLVNPVVQKIQKAIDAVAKENAYTYVFNLDAGANTTPILLVAPEENNITELVLKKLGIDPTKIAAPANNANKPANAGSGATAAPAKKN comes from the coding sequence ATGAACAAAAACCTCGTCGTGGCATTCGCAGCAGCCCTATTGGTAGGCGGCCTGAATGCACAGGCACAAGCTCAAACAACAACGGCGGCTCCGACCACAACCGCAGCAAGCGCGCTGAAGTTAGGCTATACCAACATTGACTATGTCCTGGCTCAGACACCTGAAGCAAAAGACATCCAGAACCAATTGACCATCCAACGCACGCAGTCTGAAAACGAACTGAAGCGGATGCAGAAAGAGCTGGAAGATAAATACGGCGCTTACGAAAAAGGAGCTGCGCAGATGACGGACGTTATCCGCAAAGACCGTGAAACCGAATTACAAGGTCTTCAGGGTCGGATTCAGGAGTTCGGTCGGACCGCTGAGCAATCGCTGCAAACGAAATACGGACAACTGGTGAACCCTGTTGTACAGAAAATTCAAAAAGCGATTGATGCCGTGGCGAAAGAGAATGCGTATACCTACGTCTTCAATCTGGATGCTGGTGCCAACACAACGCCAATTCTGTTGGTAGCTCCGGAAGAAAACAATATTACGGAGCTGGTACTGAAAAAGTTAGGTATCGATCCAACCAAAATTGCAGCACCAGCCAACAACGCGAACAAACCCGCTAACGCAGGTAGTGGCGCAACGGCAGCACCAGCCAAGAAGAACTAA
- a CDS encoding OmpH family outer membrane protein, whose amino-acid sequence MKKGLFFVLLCAVCLALPAQAQKFGYVDSEFILGKMPEYQKALSEIDKFADKWSKDIQDKYVEIEKLQKTYLAEEILLTEDMKRDRQRVLSDKEREAREYNNKVFGYQGLLFEKKKELMKSPMETVNRAIEKISLQKKLDFMFDKASDFVMLYTNPHHDYTDYVMEELGLDATSKPNKSTAATTTVPPVAGSPDNKTTTKPK is encoded by the coding sequence ATGAAAAAGGGCCTTTTTTTCGTACTTTTGTGCGCCGTTTGTCTGGCTTTACCCGCACAGGCACAAAAGTTCGGGTATGTCGATTCAGAATTCATTTTAGGCAAGATGCCGGAATACCAAAAGGCATTGAGCGAAATTGATAAGTTCGCGGATAAGTGGTCGAAGGACATTCAGGATAAGTACGTCGAGATTGAGAAGTTGCAGAAGACGTACCTGGCTGAAGAAATCCTGCTGACCGAAGACATGAAACGCGATCGGCAACGGGTACTGAGCGATAAGGAACGCGAAGCAAGGGAGTATAACAACAAGGTATTTGGCTATCAGGGGTTGCTTTTTGAGAAGAAAAAAGAACTGATGAAATCCCCGATGGAAACGGTCAACCGGGCCATTGAAAAAATATCCTTGCAGAAAAAGCTGGACTTCATGTTCGACAAAGCGTCTGATTTTGTGATGCTGTATACGAATCCGCACCACGATTACACGGACTACGTAATGGAGGAGCTGGGTCTGGATGCAACCAGTAAGCCCAACAAATCAACGGCGGCAACAACAACAGTACCACCGGTAGCAGGTAGTCCTGACAATAAAACAACCACAAAACCGAAGTAG
- the bamA gene encoding outer membrane protein assembly factor BamA: protein MEHRIKLVLGALLLLISFYPATLRAQVRVGAGRATETPLSNDELLNYASPKDYEIAGLTVTGTRYLDPNSLVSLGGLKVGDKIRIPGEAVGSSVRKLMESGLLDNVELFANHAGEGKVTLMFRVQERPRLYRVSFLGVKKGEQDQLKDKVKLNLGKIVSNTITKNTQMAVRKYFVDKGYLNTKVKITTIPDSARNNATMRVLVDKGQKVKIAKITFDGDNELEESAIRMKMKSTKEKRFGRLFTPSKFVPKKYEEDKVKLIEYYNKLGYRDAVIESDTIIHNSDNTININLAVNEGHKYYYRHVDFSGNYLYPAARLRDVLGVQKGDVYNPEDLEKKLSGNPGQDLSSLYMDDGYLYYNAQPIEKSIDGDSIDLEIRIFEGKQATINRVILNGNSKTSDHVVMRSIRTLPGQKFSKTNLIRTQRELSTLGYFDPEKIGINPIPQSDGTVDIEYSVEEKPSDQIELSGGWGGYVGFVGTLGLTFNNFSARNIPNFSAWRPLPAGDGQRVQVRFQANGSQYQVYSLSFTEPWLGGRKPNALTVSASHTVYKTFYDPNNPYSIYQSLKGKTPTGSYTNTAITIGLGRQLKVPDDYFSLSNSLSYQRYDLNNLDLFYIGYKDGISNNFTFNTTLSRNSIDNPQFPRAGSSFTLSGSFTPPYSAFRTTTVSEKPEDKYKFVEYHKWMFDASWFQTVFGKLVLNTRAHMGFLGSYNKRTTIGPFERFVLGGSGLAGQGQFALAQDIIGLRGYDDRSVYTADYDRVPEGNARSQGGVVYNKFVAELRYPVSLNPSATIFVLTFLEAGNNWASYKQYNPFDLKRSVGFGARIFMPAFGLIGIDYGYGFDKIPGIKDKASGQFHFTIGQQFR from the coding sequence TTGGAACACCGTATAAAACTCGTACTGGGAGCCCTTTTGTTGCTCATTAGCTTTTATCCGGCCACGCTTCGGGCGCAGGTACGTGTAGGCGCTGGGCGAGCCACTGAAACGCCCCTCAGCAATGATGAACTGCTGAATTATGCCAGTCCCAAAGATTATGAAATTGCCGGGTTAACCGTGACGGGTACCCGCTACCTCGACCCCAACTCGCTGGTGTCGCTGGGGGGACTGAAAGTCGGCGATAAAATTCGCATTCCAGGTGAAGCCGTTGGTTCATCGGTGCGTAAACTAATGGAGTCCGGGCTGCTCGACAACGTAGAGCTGTTCGCCAATCATGCCGGTGAGGGTAAAGTAACCCTCATGTTCCGTGTTCAGGAGCGCCCCCGGTTGTATCGGGTTAGTTTCTTGGGCGTCAAAAAAGGTGAGCAGGACCAACTCAAAGACAAAGTGAAACTGAATCTGGGTAAGATCGTCTCGAACACGATCACCAAAAATACGCAGATGGCGGTTCGCAAATATTTTGTGGACAAAGGTTACCTGAACACGAAAGTTAAAATCACAACCATACCGGATAGTGCCCGTAACAACGCAACGATGCGGGTATTGGTCGATAAAGGCCAGAAAGTAAAAATTGCCAAAATCACATTCGACGGAGACAACGAACTGGAGGAATCGGCCATCCGGATGAAGATGAAGAGTACTAAGGAGAAACGGTTTGGTCGTTTGTTCACTCCATCGAAATTCGTTCCGAAAAAGTACGAGGAAGACAAAGTAAAACTGATTGAGTATTACAACAAACTCGGTTACCGTGATGCGGTTATCGAAAGTGATACCATTATTCACAACAGCGACAATACGATCAACATTAATCTGGCGGTAAACGAAGGGCACAAATATTATTACCGCCATGTTGACTTCTCGGGTAATTACCTCTACCCGGCAGCCCGGCTACGCGATGTACTCGGTGTTCAGAAAGGCGATGTTTACAATCCGGAAGATCTGGAAAAAAAGCTGAGCGGTAATCCCGGACAGGATTTGAGTTCCCTGTACATGGATGACGGCTATCTATATTATAATGCCCAGCCTATCGAAAAAAGCATTGACGGTGATTCGATCGATCTTGAAATCCGGATCTTTGAAGGTAAACAGGCGACCATCAACCGGGTTATTCTGAACGGTAACAGCAAAACCAGCGATCACGTGGTGATGCGTTCCATCCGGACGCTGCCCGGCCAGAAGTTCTCGAAAACGAACCTGATCCGTACCCAGCGTGAATTATCTACCCTGGGCTACTTCGACCCGGAGAAGATCGGCATCAATCCAATACCGCAAAGTGATGGCACGGTAGACATTGAGTACAGCGTCGAAGAAAAACCGTCTGACCAGATCGAGTTATCGGGTGGTTGGGGTGGTTACGTCGGTTTCGTTGGAACACTCGGGTTGACGTTCAATAACTTCTCGGCCCGTAATATTCCGAACTTCAGCGCATGGCGGCCCTTACCAGCCGGTGATGGACAGCGGGTACAGGTGCGTTTCCAGGCCAATGGTAGCCAGTATCAGGTGTATTCGCTCTCGTTCACTGAGCCCTGGCTCGGCGGCCGGAAGCCAAACGCGCTGACGGTTAGTGCCAGCCATACGGTTTACAAGACGTTCTACGATCCCAATAACCCGTATAGTATCTACCAGAGTCTGAAAGGGAAAACGCCAACCGGATCGTATACCAACACAGCCATCACAATTGGCCTGGGTCGTCAATTGAAAGTCCCCGATGACTATTTCTCGCTGAGCAATTCGCTGTCTTACCAACGGTATGACCTGAATAACCTGGATTTATTCTACATCGGTTACAAGGACGGTATTTCGAACAACTTTACGTTCAACACAACCCTCTCGCGGAACAGCATCGATAACCCACAGTTCCCACGGGCTGGTTCGTCGTTTACATTGAGTGGTTCGTTTACACCGCCTTACTCGGCTTTCCGTACCACCACTGTATCGGAGAAGCCAGAGGATAAATACAAGTTCGTTGAATACCACAAATGGATGTTCGATGCAAGCTGGTTCCAGACGGTATTCGGCAAACTGGTTCTGAACACACGGGCTCACATGGGCTTCCTGGGTAGCTATAACAAGCGTACTACGATCGGGCCGTTTGAACGCTTCGTACTGGGTGGTTCAGGTCTGGCCGGACAGGGGCAGTTTGCGCTGGCGCAGGACATTATCGGTCTGCGTGGTTATGATGATCGTAGCGTGTATACTGCCGATTACGACCGGGTGCCAGAAGGCAATGCCCGCAGTCAGGGTGGTGTTGTCTATAACAAATTCGTCGCTGAATTACGCTACCCAGTGTCACTCAATCCGTCGGCTACTATTTTCGTACTGACCTTCCTGGAGGCAGGCAACAACTGGGCAAGCTACAAGCAGTACAACCCATTCGATCTGAAACGGTCGGTTGGTTTTGGTGCCCGTATCTTTATGCCCGCCTTCGGCCTGATCGGTATTGACTATGGATACGGTTTCGACAAAATTCCGGGCATCAAGGACAAAGCATCGGGTCAGTTCCACTTTACCATCGGCCAGCAGTTCAGATAA